The Sinorhizobium fredii USDA 257 region GCGATCGCGCTTGAAGGGACCGGCGGACCGGACCTCAAGCCGGAGATCGAGGCGCGCGTCGGCCACCTGTTCCGCTGGCATATCGACCCGGCCCCGCTCGGAATGTGGATCGACCGCATCGACGAAAAGGGAAGGGTCGTCGCTACCGAAGTTCCTGCCTCGACCTTCTATCACCTCGTCACCGCCCTCATGCAGTATCTCGACAAGACGGAAGGGACAGCGATCATCTACCAATTGCCTGCCTCCCCGCAAAGCACCAGCGCCGTGGATCCTTCAACCGCGTTTGGCAAGGCAACTGCGTGAGATGAGATCGAAGCGGAGCACGCGCCCGAGCTTCGCGCCTACGACTCGTCCGTCAGCGCCCGCTTGTCGAGCCCGAGCTTCTGCATCTTCTCGTAGAGCGTCTTGCGCGAGATGCCGAGCGATTCATAGACGGGCTTCAGCGCGCCGCCATGCGCTGCGAGGGCGCTGGCGATGACGCTCTTTTCGAAGGCGGCGACCCGGTCGGCAAGGCGAGACCCGTTGGCGGGCGAGGCTGCTTCGTCGCGTTCGGTTTCGAGGCCCAGCACCAGACGCTCGGCAGCATTACGCAGTTCGCGAACATTGCCAGGCCAATCACGCGTCGCCATTTCGGAGGCGAGCGACGGCGAGATCTCGAGGTCATCGCGGCCGTAGCGGGCGGCGGATTCCCGCACGAGCTGCATGAAGAGCAGCGGGACATCGGAGCGGCGCTCTGCGAGCGGCGGAACGCGCAAGGTGGCGACGTTCAGCCGGTAGAGCAGGTCGGCGCGGAAGCGCCCGGCGGCGACCTCCGGCTCGAGCTCCAGCTTGCTGGTCGCGATGAAGCGCACGTCGAGAGGCACTGTCTCGTTGGAGCCGAGCCGGGTTATCACCCTTTCCTGCAGCACGCGCAGGAATTTCGCCTGCAGATCGAACGGCATGGAGCCGATTTCGTCGAGCAGGATCGTGCCGCCACGCCCGTGCTCGAACTTGCCGTAGCGCGGCCGAAGGGCACCCGGGAAGGCCCCGGGCTCATGGCCGAAGAGCTCGCTCTCGATCAGGTTTTGCGGCAGGGCCGCGCAATTGATGGCGATGAAGGGGCTGTTGGCCCGGCTGCTCAGATCATGCAGCGCCCGGGCCACCACCTCCTTGCCGACGCCGGTCTCGCCGATGATCAGCGTGTCGGCGTCCGACGCGCCGATGGCGCGCACCCGGTAGCGCAGGTCGACCATAACCTGGCTTCGCCCGGGCAGGCGCTGCTCGATGTCGTCGCGCTTTCCGGCGACCGCTCGCAAGCGTCGGTTCTCCAGCACCAGGCCACGCCAATCGAGGGCGCGGCGGATCGTGCCTGCGAGCGTCTGCGCCGTGTAGGGTTTTTCGACGAAATCATAGGCGCCCTCCCGCATCGCCCTGACCGCCAGTTGCACATCGCCATGGCCGGTAACGAGGATCACCGGCACTTCCGAATCGATCTCGCGGATGCGCTGTAGGAAGGTCATGCCGTCCATTCCCGGCATGCGGATATCGCTGATGACGACGCCGGGAAAACTGAAGCTGATGAATTCAAGTGCCCGCTCGGCGCTGGCGAAGGTATCTACACGGAAGCCCGCGAGTTCCAGCGCCTGCGCGCTCGAGCGGCGCAGTTCCTCCTCGTCGTCGACAAGCAGCACGCGGCTCTCGCTCATTCGGCCTTACCCTTTTTCATAGTGCCTACTGCGGTGAGAAGCTGCTTAGGCGCAGGTGATGCGGGTATGATTGTCATTCTGGCTGTCCTTGATGGCTCCGGCGGCTGAGCCGCCCGCTTCACCGACCTGGATCGACCGCTGATTGCTCGATGCCCGCGATGGCTATGTAAGGCGATGTCGGCGTGTCCGGGCCTGCGCGGTCGCCACGTCATGCGAGGAGCGTCATGGAGATTTACGTTGGAATAGATGTTGCCAAGGAAACCCAGTGGGCCTGCGCTCTCGATGCGCGCGCCCAGGTTCTGCTCGACCGCGCGGTCGAGAACGATCAGGCCGCGATCGAGGGCCTCGTCGCCGACCTGCGCGGCCTCGGTGGCGAGGTCGTGGTCGGGCTGGACATCACCGGATCGCTGGCGCGCTTCCTGGAGGCCATCCTCCTGGCCGAGGGGTTGCGTCTCGTCCATGTGCCCGGCATCGCCGTCAACCGGGCCGGACAGGGCTTTTCCGGCGGCGAGCGCAAGTCCGACCCGCGCGATGTGCACACCATCGCCGAGCTGGTCCGGACGCGTGATCTGCGCCCGATCCTGCCAGACGACGAGACCGCGATCGCACTGCGTCTCAAAGTCACGCGACGCCGCGAACTCAGCGACGACCAGACGCGCCGCATCTCCCGAATGCGCCAGCTCCTGGGCGCTATTCACCCCGGCCTCGAACGCCGGCTCGACCTGACGGCCAAGGGACCGCTCGTCCTTGTCACCCGCTACGTCACGCCGGCCGAAATCCGCCGGGCCGGCCTTAAGCGGCTCATGGCGCATCTCAAGCGAACACCTCACCTGCACGCCGTCGAGGCACTGGCCCAACGCTCCCTCGAAGCCGCCGAGGGCCAGAGCATCGCTGTTCCCGGCGAAGCCAGCTTCGCCGACATGATCCGCGACTCGCCGCTGAGGCCCTGCAGGCGCGCGAGGCGATCGCCCGCATCGACCGCGATTTGGAGGCCCTGCTCGAGCGCCACCCTGACGGCGCCCTCGTCCGCTCGCTGCCGGGGATGGGGGCGGTGCTGTCGGCAGAACTCATCGCCAACATTGGCACCATCGAGCGATTCCACTCGGCCGACGCCCTGGCCAGCGCCGCAGGCCTGACGCCCGTCATCCGCCAATCCGGAAAATCCAGGAACTGGCGCCGCGCATTTGGCGGCGACAAGGCCCTCAAGCGGGTATTCCTCCAGAGTGCCTTCTGCGCCGTCTCCACCAGAGACCCGCTCTCCAAAGCCTTCTACGACCGAAAACGGCGAGAGGGAAAACACCACACCCAGGCCATCATCGCCTTGGCCCGCCGACGCGTCACCGTCCTGTGGACAATGCTCCGAACCAGGCAAACCTTCGTTCCAACTCAAAAAGCCGCTTGACTTGCGCATTACTCTGCCGCCTCCCGCTCTGCTTCGGGAACGGCAGCAAGTTCGATGCGGAACACGGCTCCCCCTTCGGCATGGTTCGACACCTTTAGGCTGCCGCCGAAATCCTTGATGATGTTGTAGGAAATTGAAAGGCCGAGACCGAGACCCTTGCCCACCCCCTTGGTCGTATAGAAGGGATCGAAGATGCGTTCGGCGATAGCGGGTGCGACGCCAGCGCCGCGATCGCGGATGGTCAGCACCGCCGTGTCGCCTTCGCGCCAGGCGCGCACCGTAATCGTGCGGTCCTCGAGCCCTTCGACAGCGTCGGCCGCATTGGAGATGACGTTGACGAGCACCTGCTGCAGCCGCACCGAACCGGCGCGGACGACGAGCGGTTCGGTGCCGAGGTCGATATCGATTCCGGCGTTCGCCGTCTTCAACCGCGTTGCGACGATCTCCATCGTATCGTGCATCACATCTTCGAGCGGTACGGGGCCGAGCTTTTCGTTCGGCTTTCGCGCGAAATTGCGCAGATGTCGGCTGATCGCCGCCATGCGGTCGATAAGGCCGGAGATGCGCCTGACATTGTCGCTCGCTTCCGTCGTTCTCCCCCGCTCGATCAGCAGCGACGCGCTGTCGGCATAGGTCTTGGCGGCGGCAAGCGGTTGGTTGAACTCGTGCGAGAGCGCCGCTGACATCTGGCCGAGCCCCGCAAGCTTGCCTGCCTGGACGAGATCCGCCTGCGTCTGGCGCAACTGTTGCTCGGTAAGGCGTCGTTCGGCGATCTCCGCTTCGATCTGCACGTTGACGCGAGCGAGATCCGCCGTGCGCTCCTCGACCCGGCGCTCCAGTTCCTCCTGCGCCTGCTCCTGCATCAGCATCCGCTCCCGCAGCCGCGCGCGCCGCTGGATGAGGATTGCGATCGCCAAACCGGTAAGGCAGAGCAACAGGATGGCGGCCGCGACCGTGGTCAAGGCCTGGGTCCTGACCGAGGCCGTATCGGTCAAGACGTTCACTGTCCAGTCCGCGTCCGACATATAGTGCGAGAGGACAAGGTACTCCCGGGCGCTGTCGCCGCCCGTAACCGTCATCAAGGCATGGCCGTCAGTCTCGCTTCGAGCGACCGGCAAGGGGTGGAGGATGGCATTGGCATAGCGCCGCGAGCCTTCCGTCCGGGCAAGCCGATCCGGCGTTAGGGGCAGGATACCGGCGTAGAGCCACTCCGGATCCCCGCTCATGAAAATGATCCCTTCCGGATCGGAAACGAAAATCCTGTACTCGCCGCCCTGCCATGAGGTTTCGATTGTCTCGATATCGACCTTGAAGACGATGACGCCGCGGATCTCGTCGCCGATTTGTATCGGCGAACCGAAGTAATAGCCGCGCTTGAGCGAGGTGGTCCCGAGCGCATAGAAGCGGGACTGCTCTCCGCGCAGAGCATCCTGGAAATAGGGGCGGTAGCTGAAATTCTGGCCGACGAAGCTCGCCGGACCGTCATAATTGCTGGCGGCAATCGTGTCGCCGTCCGGGGTGATGACGTAGATGTCGGACGATTTCAGGAGGCCATTGATCTCCTTGAGGTAGCCATTGACGGAGTCCCGCAGCCGGCGGTCCCGGGGACGCGTCACGAGTTCCTTGATGTCGTCGTGATCGGCAATCAGCGCGGGTAGCGCCTGATAGCGATTGAGGTGGCCGCTGAGTGCGGCGACGGCCAGCCTAAGGGTTGTGTTCGCCTGTGCCGAGGCTTCCTGCATGTAACTGCGCGTCGCAAGGACATTCCCGTGGACGGCAAGTGTCACGGCGGCGACCGGCAGGAGCAAAAGCATTAGCAGGAAACGGTATTTCACGGAATGCCCGGGCTCCTCCTCCCGCGCGTGTAAGGCGATGCTTGGATCGTAGAAGCGCGCTCGACCCGTGGCAAGCGGCCGGTGAGTACCGTCCCGCATAAACGATTGGCTGTGAGTGTCAACGAAGCATTGACACTGCGTTTGTTGCACTGGGCTTTCGCCGTTGGCTGCGAGAGAGCATCTATTCGGCATCGACAAGCCCGGAGATAGACGGGCAGAAAGGCACCGGCATGCTCGACCAGATCAAAGGCCTGCATCACGTCACGTCCATGGCGGACGATGCCCGCACCAACAATCACTTTTTCACGAATACGCTTGGCCTCCGCCGCGTCAAGAAGACGGTGAATTTCGATTCGCCGGACGTGTACCATCTCTATTACGGCGACAGCACCGGCACGCCCGGTACGGTGATGACCTATTTTCCCTTTCCGCAGATGCCGCGCGGCCGCGCCGGCACCGGCGAGGTGGGAACGACCGTCTTTTCCGTGCCAAAAGGGTCGCTCGGTTTCTGGCAGGACCGGCTGGCGCGGCTCGACGTTGGCGGCCTCAAGGCCGAGGAGACCTTCGGCGAGAAGCGGTTGCACTTCGCCGGTCCCGACGGCGACGGCTTTGCACTTGTCGAGATGAAGGACGATCCGCGCGCGCCGTGGACGGAAGGCGGCATTTCGGAGGATCACGCGATCCGCGGCTTTCACTCGGTTTCGATGCGGCTGCACGATGAAGGCGCGACGGCGGAATTGCTGAAGTTCATGGGCTACGAGGAGCTTGACCGCAAGGATGGTGTCACAAGGCTGATCGTGCCCGGCGGCAATGGCGCGGGCCTAGTCGACCTGGAGACGCTGCCGAACATCAACCGCGCCGCACAGGGCGCCGGCTCTGTGCACCACGTTGCCTTCGCCGTCGATAATCGCGAGAAGCAACTCGAAGTTCGGAAAGCGCTGATGGATACCGGCTATCACGTCA contains the following coding sequences:
- a CDS encoding sigma-54-dependent transcriptional regulator gives rise to the protein MSESRVLLVDDEEELRRSSAQALELAGFRVDTFASAERALEFISFSFPGVVISDIRMPGMDGMTFLQRIREIDSEVPVILVTGHGDVQLAVRAMREGAYDFVEKPYTAQTLAGTIRRALDWRGLVLENRRLRAVAGKRDDIEQRLPGRSQVMVDLRYRVRAIGASDADTLIIGETGVGKEVVARALHDLSSRANSPFIAINCAALPQNLIESELFGHEPGAFPGALRPRYGKFEHGRGGTILLDEIGSMPFDLQAKFLRVLQERVITRLGSNETVPLDVRFIATSKLELEPEVAAGRFRADLLYRLNVATLRVPPLAERRSDVPLLFMQLVRESAARYGRDDLEISPSLASEMATRDWPGNVRELRNAAERLVLGLETERDEAASPANGSRLADRVAAFEKSVIASALAAHGGALKPVYESLGISRKTLYEKMQKLGLDKRALTDES
- a CDS encoding sensor histidine kinase; translated protein: MKYRFLLMLLLLPVAAVTLAVHGNVLATRSYMQEASAQANTTLRLAVAALSGHLNRYQALPALIADHDDIKELVTRPRDRRLRDSVNGYLKEINGLLKSSDIYVITPDGDTIAASNYDGPASFVGQNFSYRPYFQDALRGEQSRFYALGTTSLKRGYYFGSPIQIGDEIRGVIVFKVDIETIETSWQGGEYRIFVSDPEGIIFMSGDPEWLYAGILPLTPDRLARTEGSRRYANAILHPLPVARSETDGHALMTVTGGDSAREYLVLSHYMSDADWTVNVLTDTASVRTQALTTVAAAILLLCLTGLAIAILIQRRARLRERMLMQEQAQEELERRVEERTADLARVNVQIEAEIAERRLTEQQLRQTQADLVQAGKLAGLGQMSAALSHEFNQPLAAAKTYADSASLLIERGRTTEASDNVRRISGLIDRMAAISRHLRNFARKPNEKLGPVPLEDVMHDTMEIVATRLKTANAGIDIDLGTEPLVVRAGSVRLQQVLVNVISNAADAVEGLEDRTITVRAWREGDTAVLTIRDRGAGVAPAIAERIFDPFYTTKGVGKGLGLGLSISYNIIKDFGGSLKVSNHAEGGAVFRIELAAVPEAEREAAE
- a CDS encoding VOC family protein, translated to MLDQIKGLHHVTSMADDARTNNHFFTNTLGLRRVKKTVNFDSPDVYHLYYGDSTGTPGTVMTYFPFPQMPRGRAGTGEVGTTVFSVPKGSLGFWQDRLARLDVGGLKAEETFGEKRLHFAGPDGDGFALVEMKDDPRAPWTEGGISEDHAIRGFHSVSMRLHDEGATAELLKFMGYEELDRKDGVTRLIVPGGNGAGLVDLETLPNINRAAQGAGSVHHVAFAVDNREKQLEVRKALMDTGYHVTPVIDRNYFWAIYFRTPGGVLFEIATNEPGFDRDEEVAHLGEALKLPQQHKHLRPILESHLQKLEG